One window from the genome of Methanomicrobiales archaeon encodes:
- a CDS encoding ABC transporter ATP-binding protein, whose product MIVARDVTRIYTMGRVEVRALQGVSFQVEKGEFVGITGASGSGKSTLLHILGLLDRPTTGSVTIEGTDVLALTDRERTLFRLNRLGYVFQDYALIGELTARENVYLTSLVRATPREEYLARSAEILERVGLGERMDFRQSELSGGEQQRVAIARALINNPSILLADEPLANLDSATSRSILDLFQELNEDLQQTIVMVSHEDWHREYFCRIINLKDGMIEGEVQCRPRARADAG is encoded by the coding sequence ATGATCGTCGCCAGGGATGTGACCAGGATCTACACGATGGGCAGGGTCGAGGTGCGGGCGCTGCAAGGGGTCTCTTTTCAGGTGGAAAAGGGGGAGTTCGTCGGGATCACGGGGGCGAGCGGGAGCGGCAAGTCGACACTCCTCCACATCCTGGGCCTGCTCGACCGCCCCACCACGGGCAGCGTCACTATCGAGGGGACCGATGTGCTGGCGTTGACAGACCGCGAGCGGACCCTCTTTCGCCTGAACCGCCTGGGTTACGTCTTCCAGGACTACGCCCTGATCGGGGAGCTCACCGCCCGCGAGAACGTCTATCTCACCTCGCTCGTCCGGGCGACGCCGCGGGAGGAGTACCTCGCCCGCAGCGCCGAGATCCTGGAGCGGGTGGGCCTGGGAGAACGGATGGACTTTCGCCAGAGCGAGCTCTCGGGGGGCGAGCAGCAGCGGGTGGCGATCGCCCGGGCGCTCATCAACAACCCGAGCATCCTGCTCGCGGACGAGCCTCTCGCCAACCTGGACAGCGCGACCTCCCGCAGCATCCTGGACCTCTTCCAGGAGCTGAACGAGGATCTCCAGCAGACGATCGTAATGGTCTCCCACGAGGACTGGCACAGGGAGTACTTCTGCCGCATCATCAACTTAAAAGACGGGATGATCGAGGGCGAGGTGCAGTGCCGCCCCCGGGCCCGGGCGGATGCAGGATAG
- a CDS encoding DUF86 domain-containing protein — MVDVDLLKRWCGEVRQTLRDLERIVRLGEAEFLSNPYVRDAAKYRLIVAIEGAISICSHVDRHDRSRRYQTATGTASCSWAARACWSGTSPNAAQRWRSPGT, encoded by the coding sequence ATGGTTGATGTCGATCTGCTGAAGCGGTGGTGCGGAGAAGTGCGGCAAACCCTGCGGGATCTCGAGCGGATTGTCCGCCTGGGGGAGGCGGAGTTCCTCTCGAACCCGTACGTGCGGGATGCCGCCAAGTACCGGCTGATCGTGGCGATCGAAGGCGCAATCTCCATCTGCAGCCACGTCGATCGCCACGATCGCTCCAGGAGATACCAGACAGCTACGGGGACTGCTTCCTGCTCCTGGGCCGCGAGGGCGTGCTGGAGCGGGACCTCGCCGAACGCTGCGCAGAGATGGCGAAGTCCCGGAACCTGA
- a CDS encoding DUF86 domain-containing protein yields MLERDLAERCAEMAKSRNLIIHANGKIDDRRVFAILNEDLADIERFVAEVLDCAGRVERQR; encoded by the coding sequence GTGCTGGAGCGGGACCTCGCCGAACGCTGCGCAGAGATGGCGAAGTCCCGGAACCTGATCATTCACGCCAATGGGAAGATCGACGATCGAAGAGTCTTTGCCATCCTGAACGAGGACCTCGCCGATATCGAAAGGTTCGTCGCGGAGGTGCTGGACTGCGCAGGTCGCGTTGAGCGGCAGCGATAG